The sequence below is a genomic window from Papio anubis isolate 15944 chromosome X, Panubis1.0, whole genome shotgun sequence.
acagagattttttttttccgttaGTTTTTTGCCCCCAGAGACCACATTGCAAAGGTATAAAGTGGTCTAGCCACCAAAGTCTTTTACAGACTATGGCAATGAAAGCAAGGATTAATTCTGATTAGCTAAATCTAATTTGTTCTTCAGATGAGAGACTTGTCTGCATGGCTATTTTCATGGAGAGAGGGTAGCAGGAGGTTGCTGTCCGCTTGGACTAGCAGATTACACAACCCAAGCAGAGACTTATTCTGACATTTTCCAGAACAACTCTAAAACTTTACTCTTTAAGCCATATACAAGacaaaacacacatttattgtctCAATGTTAAGAAAATtgagaattcagcagtaaagtgCTAACATGGAAGGGGAAAGTTGTAAGACGTACTAGGGTATGCTAATAACTCcagttattttcaaagaacattcAGACTGCTTCAAATTCTATTCAGAAAACTATCTCTCCAAGcttttaatttttgccttttaaatgaGCTGAAAACTAACTATATAAACAGATACTTGGGGAGGGGGTCTCACCTCTAGtcaaaactttcagaaaaatttgcttctaaaaattatgaacaaaaatCCCACTACACTTCTTTCAGATAATGTGGCAGATCAAATTAACTTATTTGCACCTTGTTTTACAGATCTTCTGAAACCCCTGCCCCATCATCCAAAACACAACTTTCTAGTATTTCAAAGGAGTTTAGTAAGATTCTGGTATTATAAATTCAAACTCAGTACTGCCATCtgttacattttgtttaaaaattgaatcattttcctgctgaataaaaatatcttcccAGGTCATTGGCTTGTTCTGAGTAGATGTAGTGGTCCCTACTGGAGGTTCTTTTCCAGTGTCAACCTTATACCCAATACCATCACCCTTCATTGCAGGCATAGTGCTTGATCTATCGGAAAGATATGCATATTGTCTAATTTGTAAAGACCTGCATGGATGTAAACGATAAAGCTTTGAGTCCCCAGAAGGATCTTGACTATGAACTGACTTTATATGTGAAGACATAAACTGATAGTTGATGAAAGATTTGCCACAGGCCAAACACTGATACCTTCGCTCCCCTGTGTGATGAATTTCATGCTTTGTGCGATATTCTGCAAGAGGAAATACCTTCTCACAGTAACGGCACGGATACTTCTTCTCCCAAGAATGAATGTTAAAATGTCTCCGCAAGCTTGTCAGACAGACATATGACCTTTTGCATACAATACAGATATAATAGACCCTTCCATCTACTATTAACTCATAGTGATCATCATGTTTTACTTTCATACGTTTGTTTGCCATCTCGCTGCCAGACGTTTTTGGTATTTCATTCTCAAGTCTGGCCTCCCCTTCATCAGGGTCATCTTTGACAGGGATCACTATATCATAAGTATCTTCACCGATATTTGCATAAACCTTGCAACCAGTCGATAAGCCTTCAATTTCAGTAGCTGTATCTAAAGTAATGATCTTCTGACCCTCCATTAGATGTTTTGATCCTAAGCCTGGATCATTGGTATTTCTAGTAATTATATCTGAAATTTTTAAGGAATTGGAAAGTGGTTCTTGAAGAAGTGTAGGAATCTGCATCTTCTGTATTAATGATCCATCAAAACTGGTATTTTGGGAGGTATCAGCCTGTGGGACCAAAGATGTATTACTGACGGCCGAGTCAGGACTGGAGCTAATagtgtcatcatcatcatctataatttcctcctcctcctcttcattgGCCTTGTTTCCTGTTAAAATAGCACTGTTTGGTGTCTGCTGATTCTGCACAAGTAAATTGATTGAAGAAGGTATATGATTTGGAAGTGAAGAACTGACATTTGGTGGTGTAGAAAGTGGTGTctgatttaacaaaataatattagGAGTCAGATGTGTTGGAGCTGAAGATACCAACAATTTTTCACTTCCTTGTGTTTGGCTCAGAGTTGCCTGATTCACAGGAGTAGGAAGTTTCTGAGTAGGTGTGATATTTGTTAAAGGGGGAGAGTTATTGCTAGCACTAGGTGCAACATCTGAAATAGCAACAGGGCCTGGGTTAGACTGGACCTGTGCCACTGTGTTATTACTTGGCAAAGTCTCCTTTGTGGGCAGAATCTCGGAGCAAAAAatgacatcatcatcatcatcatcatcagaatCGGTAACAATGatctttttcatttcataatCTTCGGCAGATAATGAAAAAGACTCTGTTATAATAGGCATTATAGTAGCCCCGTTATCTTGGGCTTCATCTTTTGACTTCTGTATTACAAGGTTCTTGTCACCAGAATCAGGAGGTAAAGGTTCAGTATTACCATCCTGAGCTGTACCTGAGATGCTTTTAACCTGTGACAATGGGACACCAAGCTCTGCTATAAATTTCACTCCTAATAACTGCCCTGATTTAATTAACTCATCAAGCAAATCTGATCTAACACGAACAATTTTAGAACTATAGATATAATTGAGAATTTCTGCAAAGATCTCTGCTCTTATAAAGCTCAGTTCAACAACTTGCCCAGCAACAGAGAAGAGTTGATGGAAGTAGGTACTAGAAGCTGAAAGAATATTCTTGTGGGCCCGGAATTTTCGGTCTTCCACAATAACGGTAACATCACAAAAGAGTCCATGGCCACGTTGCTCATTCAAGGAGTTCAGCAGACTGCCAGAGTACTGAATGTCTGTAGCAGAAATCAGTTTTCTACTCTCCATGCCtttaagagaaagagaggaggggatgggaaaggattagagagaaaaaacaaaagtactTATCATTTAGAATTTAAGCTGCAGCATCATTAGTTTATTCAAGTTTTAACCAAAGTTTGGCATAATTTTTTGGCTTTTACAGAAATTGTTCATACAGGTTGGCTTTTGGAACAAGTGTCAAATCTCATGGCTTGCTCCTGAGCTGAGCAAGTTTTACACTGTTATAGAGACTTGAACAGTAATCTCCATAGTCACCTTCTTTTGAATATTAGATACATGCATCTCCActaagtgatttttaaagattagaattaattttcttaGTCCCAATTTTGGGTTTTCTCTCCAAGAAGAGGtaagagttgatttttaactgTCAAAATTAAGGAAAATCATCATGAACACACAGAAGTTACTTCTCTGTAAATGATTTAAATGTCAGAAAGCTCAGTGCGTGCAATACTGTGTCTGAAATTCACACTCTTAACTAATCTTTAAGAATATATGCAGAATCTACACCCTGGAGCCAATGACATTTACAAACACTGACAATTATTACCTCCCAACGTcccattatttttctgttatttaaattgGGGTGCCTCATCTTGATAAACTATTAAACATCTTTCTtaccctttcctctttcttcatccCCTTGTCCCTTCCCCTCATCTCTCCATCTTTACAATTTCCAGAGGTGGAATGTTAAACAGTGCCAAGTGAAGTCAACAGACACTATCATGAAAAAAtatgacaaaggaaaaggaaagtttACCATTTCTAAATGCCCACTTCCAAGAAAACACgaaacatttcatttttgttggTAAAGAATTATTTGCATTGGTATGAGAACTTTTTCACACCAAATGAgttagtgaaaatgaaaacattaacttACTGGAATAGATTACGCTAGAAAAAGGGGATGATGTTCAGAATGCATTGTTGTGTAGCACTAGCAAAACATCATTTTTTGCACTTTGCAGAAGATATTTCCAGTAACAAAGAggccaaagtttaaaaaaatccatatattaaatatacatataatatccatacatatgattatatatggatatattttaatacatggaTATTATATATTAACAATTAGTTGACAAGTAATTTtagtgaagaaatatttttattaatattctctcCCTTTGAAGTTACCAAAAAGGTATAGATGTCACAATGCTTAAGTTACATACACGTGGAGGGCAATTCTGTCTCAAATACCttctaaatttttcaaaatgataccTTAAGAACAAACAGCAGGCAAAAAGTCtaaaaatcaaagatttaaaacattattagaaGGTGTTGCATGTTAACAGTACCAAGGAATTTCAGGTTACCATAAAGGTATTCATCATCAGAAAGGGTGACCTTTGGACAGTTTGCCAAAAACCAGGGCTTCCGAAATACGGGCATTTCGACAGAAGTCGATTTTAAGAGGAAAGACAGGTTTTCTGAAAACGGCACGCAATTTTTGTCAGTTGCACACGGGTTCTTCCAATATGGGAATGCGTCAAATGTACGTGTCCAGGTGACACTGGGACTCGGTTTCGTTTCGTTTATGTGTCCCCCTCCTCCCCGTCAGGGTGGGCCCAGGGACAGCACAAGTCGGTCTGAACCCACCCCGAAGATCTGCTATTCGACTGTGGAAAAGCCATTCCACATCACTGTGAAACCCTTGACCAAGGGCCGGTTTGGAGGAGCTGGTGACGgtggaaaaaagataaaagccatCCGCGAGGGAGTGAAACAAACCGACACGCGGCTCCCTGCGGCAGCTGAACCTCAtctcccttcctccacctccctctTCCCTATATGGACCCTGCCAGCTGCAACCGAGGTTTTTAACCCCAATTCACGTGCAAAGCAAGCTTCTTGCAAATACAGATGGAGGTACAAACAGCAGAGTGAAGGCGGGAGGAATATGGGGTACCAGGGAAAGTAGAAGGTGGTGAAAGGCAGGGTGGGGTGTTGGGGGGGGATGAAGCGAAGCAGGCGGCATTGTTGTGCCCCGGGAAGGGGACGGAAGGGGAGGATGGGCCCGGCAGAAAAGCTCTAAATCAAAGTAGGGGCTGGGGGAGTAAAAGAGGCACAAAAAAGCAGGGAGAGGGGCGAGGGAAAAGCCAAGTGGGTCTCTGTGATGGGCTCCCCACGCCCCGGGGCCTACCCAGGGCACTGGCAGCCCCTCGGCCCCTAACGGCGAAGGGGACCGCGCCGCCGCCCTCGCGGCTCGTCCCCTCCTTCACTCCCCGGCCCACACAAAGAAAGAGCCGGAGGAGCAGAGCCTCCGACTCTGccgcttcctggttcaagtgaggCGAATGCAAACGCAGGCGCGGCCCAGGGACGGAGAAGGCAAGCGCGCTCCTTCGCCCCCTCCCGGATTGGGGCCGGGTCCTCACCTGCTTCGCGGCGCCGCCGCTCCTCCACCTCGGGACGCGCGGAAGACTGGGAGTCCCCCAACAAGAAGAAGCCGCACTCCCCGGCGATTCTGCCCCTTCTTTAAACGTCGCTCCAGTCTGGGTCGACGTCGACGCGGCCGCCGCCTCCTGCCGCCAACGCTGCTACAGCTGCCCCACGCCGCCGACAGAGGGCACAGCGCGGGGGCGAAGCGCTCAAGTCAAAGGCGCCCTCCTCTTCCGAGCGCAGGCCGGGGTGGTCCGGAAGGGCCCGAGCTTGAGGCGGCTCCACCTCGGAGCCGTGCTCTGCCTTCGGCTCTTTCCGCAAGGGGGCGGAGGAAGACTGGGAAGCTCTTGTGTGTTCGGCTATTTCCGGAGGGCGAAAGggtgggaaaaaaggaaagggaaagatcTGTAAGGCAGTCGCAAGCAATTGGATGGAAGGCACGCGAGTCGTTTTCATCGAAATTCAATGTGAACTTCTAGGGCCTACAAACTTTTAGAGACTATAcaggtttcatttcttttgcaaatttGAATCTGCTCTATTAGACTGTTTGCTAGATGATAACCCATCTTGAAATAGAATACATACAATCAAATATGAATTAACAACTTCTTATGGTAAttcaagttctgggataacaAGACAGCAACTACATTACAGTAActacttttaagaaagaaatttagtgTTTGGACAACTGTCTTCTTAATTGAATACTAAATGATGCAGTACTGTGTTAATTCCCTCATTTCAACTAGCATTTACTAACCCCTTGCTTGATCTGTAGCAAAAACCCTATGTTAGGCTCTcgagaatacaaaaatgaataaccCAAAGGTCTCTACCTCTTTAGGGAGCTCAGTAGGTAGGTACACAAACATGgacaaaaatatttgtacaaGGTGTAGAAGCAGAGAAGAGAATAGCAAATCGAGTGCTGTCATTTGACCTGTATCTTGAAAGATTAATAATATTAAcacttgcatttttaattttttattattactattttaattttttattattactatttccaTAGCATTTCATCTTCAGAGGGCTttagtgtctgacacatagtaagtgttcagtgattaatgactgaaaaaatacattgtgagttacataattttttaaaatcctctgcTAATACCCTTCCAACTGAGTACCATAATGAATGAAACAACAGGATGGGTGTTTGGAGAGcaaaatatttcccttttagGCTGGTTATTGATCATATCTTCAACCAAGGAACCAAATAGTAACTTTTTTCTGCCATAATTAAGGCCATTCACTACCttccttatctttttaaaaagatatttataggATAATACTGCATTCATTTCCAAAAATCTTAAATTTGTACCTATTAATACCTTGCAGTAGAATTCCTGTGCttctttcctaaaaaaaaaattttgctgaaAATGTCCATCAGGATATTAGACTGAAAACAGATCTAACTATATCTAATTTTCTCTGACAGGAAATCAGACATGGATGTCATCATCTACCCATCCCTAATCTATTCTTCATCCTCCTCAATAAAGTAAAGCCACATGGTATAATAAAACATCAAAGTGGTATAATATAGCTGTATTTCACATGGAAATATGCAATTCCTTAAGCTCTTCTCCAAGATTTTGTATTGTGGGAAAGCAAACTATGTGGGAATTATTgcattattgattttttattagGACTTAACATTATGAAAGTTTCATTATTTACTATAAAGATATTTCACGGCAAATAGAGGTATGCTGTTGTAAAGTAAACTAAGGCAGATTAGTATTTTTCCTGGCAACTGAGTACTTAATAACCATTTTTTCTGAGTTATCCTCCCCAAAActtagtagtaaaaaaaaaaaatcttagtaatTAGAACCAGGTATTTCTTGAAAGTTTAGGATCTATTTATCTTTCAGGGGCTTCATtgatgaaaactaaaataagacGTATCTTTGAAATACAGATTACAGTGGCAATAGATGCCACTCTAGAtgtcatgtttgttggtcacCTGTCAGTAAATTGGAAGGcacaatacaatttattttgCACCAGCATTTACATCACTGAGGCTGGCAACAGAATTACCTTGCCTTTGTCACTTTCCtgaaagtgttttaaaagtttggaaGACCAACTGACATATGATGAAACCTGTTCATTCAAAGCACAGCAaaccttctcttcccttcttgcTGTATCTCTCACCCCCTAACCAAGCTAAAACTAAACAAGTTTAAAAGCTACCTATAATGAAAGAGGATCCAATGGTCAGGAAAGGAATTTTATTTGTAGGAAAGCAGAACAGACCAAGAAGCCTGAGTGGCCTTAATAATCATCTTTGGGACAGGATCACCGGaaagtttaattaattttctgtttctcaactagttattttacttttacttttgtttctaatCTGGAGGGCTTAACCCTACTTCAAACAACTCAGTAGTTTGAACCCTacttcaaacaacaacaactcattttgggaggcttaggtgggaggatcacctgaggtcagagaaCAACCTATATCAAATGGATTTGGAGGTATCAATTGTTTCACATTCTAGAAAGGTTTTATTGGCTGAAAATGGAATGAGTTAGGTTTTATAGCCATATTGTCAGTGTTTGCTTGCCTTTTGAACTTGATTATGAATTCCACGAGGGTAGTAACTGTCCACTCCTGTGTTAAAATGCCAACAATCTTGTGGGTGCTTAATATGTATTAATtgatgacaaaagaaaaagtgacacTCATTCAGTCTTAGAGCCCTTCCTATATGTTATGCTTATGGATACAGATTTGGTAAGGTCACTCCATGGGATCTGCAGAAACCCTAGTAAGGTAGAGTGGAAGAAACAAAATCTTAAGGAGAAGATGTGAGTGGATTGGAATTCTGAtactgccacttactagctcttTGATCTTGAGCCtgattcttcatctgtaaaatagggataataataccttCCCACAGAGTcactttgaggattaaatgaattaactacACATAGTGTCAAACTGCTCACAGTTTCCAGAATATGCCATGCAATTTACTGCCTTCAAGTCTGAGCCTGGAGCCCTGAGCTTGGAATAGTCATTTCCTTCATAGCTACATCTCGCTTAACATGTTGTCTGGTTAATTCCTGGTAAGTGCCTGGTCTTCCATAAAAACCCATCTCAAGTATTAACTTATTTGTGAAGCATCCCTTGGCCCAACAAATTGTAGATGGAGATGGTTGCttaatgctgaatgaatgagtgtctGGAACCCAATAAGTGCCAAATATATGTTGCTTTTTCACCACTATCCCCTTTTCTGTTTCATCCCAACAACTCTCTCTTTAAGTGACCTGTCTAATACTGCCTATTGcccttttttcttaaaactttccaAAGTCAATTGGATAGGGATATATAACTCTCCTACTGGAAAAGGAAGAGTTGATAATTGCTAACAATAATACAATCTACCAAAAAAAGCAACAGACGGCTTATTCCAAACTTGAACAAAATTGAGGGAATATACTACCCATGAGTCATTTGTGAAAAATTACTTGGCAATATATGAAGTCAAATCAAATAAGAAATGAGTCCAAATAAAGAATTAAGAATGGAGATTTTGCAGTAAGCCAATTTATTTAAGTGGAAGACTAAGCCCAAACAACAGATTGATTATGACTATGTAACAATGAAACTTATAAACCCCAACACTGTAAAcctcattcattttttcaatacatattaaatatatatcatttggtgcttactttgtgccaggcaatGTTGTAGGCACTGTGGATATAATTATTATCAAGTTGAAATATTGgtcttcatggaacttacattatAATGGAAGAGACATACAATcaacatttgtgtatatataatctaaatatataatacaatatcaGAGAGtagtaagtgctatgaagaaaaatagagtAAAGGGATAGAGGATGATGAGGGTGTTATTGTAAATTGTGTGGTCAGGGACAGCCTCTCTGAAAAGATGATGTATGGGCAAAGAATGGAATGAACTAAGGTAAAGGGCCATATAAATATCTGGGGAAGAACATTTTAGGCAGTGGAATGTGTCAATGCCCTTCAACCACAGACTACCAGAAACATACCCATAGTTGACAAATTGGATTTATTACTCTTAGTCCAGGGAGGGACAACACACACTATAGGTAACTATGATGTGTTTTAGTAAGAAGTTGTTAGAACGAACCTATTATAGAATTTGGACAATTTGGGGGAAGGTCTAGGAAGCAGGAGTTCCATCTCAGATCCATCAGAAAGCAGGGGCAATTGTATGATTGCACATTTCAATAAATCTTATTTATAGGGAGGGCAGACTAGAGGGAGGATAAAGATGTACATTAACTGGCTAAGTAGCAGTGACCTATCTTGGCCAAGAGGGGGTGTTTGGTGTTTTCTGGGTGTCACAGTGAACTTGTTTTTGTCTGTGCTTGCACAAGCTTATGAAGTGGTCTTGTTTTGTCTCACTCCCAGTGGCTCAGGCTCCCAGTGATCTTGTCTTGGGTTGGCGTTTTGTGAGTTTATGTTCAACAAGAGAAGAACATGCCTAATTGTAAGTGCGAGGTCAGTTTGTGGATATCAGGAGCTGCTCCCACTTCCCTTTCTCAAACAGCAAGCAAAAAGCCTTAGAATATAAGGAacaaggctgggggcagtggctcatgcatgtaatcccagcactttgggaggctgaggtgggaggatcacctgaggtcaggagttcgagaccagctgggccaacgtgatgaaaccccatctctactaaaaatacacaaattagccgagtttggtggcgggcacctgtaatcccagcgacttgggaggctgaggcaggagaatcacttgaacccaggaggtggaggttgcagtgagctgagatcgcaccattgcattccagcctgggtgacagagtgagactccgtctcaaaacaaaacaaaacaagcaaacaaaaaagaatataagaaacaaattttagaagtagtgggagaggaaggaagaagtacAACATTGGCTATCACCTCATCTTTAATAGAAAGTAGTCACTTTCTATTGTATTATTGTATGGAgcatacttatactaaaacattattctttatttgaaattcaaagatAAGTGGGCCTActgtatatttctttttgctATTAATAAATCTGACAACACTGAAATAAACACACTTTAAGTTGTGTACGAAATACTTTGAATACTTTGTCCCTTTTCTTCCCatgtcagatttttcttttaattcaaataGACTGAAAAAATATGTGAATCTGTTTGAGCCAGtcctatttattatatatgtacatatatacacacataaccaAATGTACATAATTTATACACACGACACAGAGTGCGCCCAATGTTATAGAGCATGTAATACACACACTCACGGAAAGCACCTATACACGAACAGAATTGACTATGTTGTTGATATGACCATTCTGTGAAATGTCTCCAGTGGCCTGTCGTCCTGCCCTTCAGTTTTTTCAAGTAGGAGCCTAAGGAAGACGTGGTCTCCATGCGGATTTAGACCCTGGCGAGCCTCAACGCGGAACCAAAGAATGAGCGAAATCGGTTGCAGTGGAGGTTTATTTACACCAAGACACACACCTCTTCACCTTGGCCACACAGACCTGGGGAAATGTTTTGCCAACGTACTCGCAATAGTTCCCATGGTTTCCTTTGCTCCCAGCGGTTGCGCGGGCTTGGTTTTTGGAGCAAAGACAACGGATACTGCTGAGGCTCCTGAGAATGTGCCGTTTTCGAAGCTGCAGTAGCTCCAGTGTCCTGTTCTGTAGTGCCAAGAGGGAGGCCTCGGGCTCTGGGGAGGATGTGTTGCAGTTCGTCCAAGAGCCCCAAGGCCAGCAAAGCCTCCCATTCCCCGCTGGGGAGCAGCTCTCGCTGGAACGCTTGCTCTCTGACTGGGGAATGGAATGGGCTCAGTCAAGGCTCCCAAAACCAGCCCTGCTGCTCCCACTTGTGGTCCCATTCTCAAGAGCGGCTCTCTGCGCCGCGGGGCATGACTTTCGCTTCTGCCTCCTCGTGCGCCTATTGCGGCAACTACTCACGCTCCTGCGGGACGAGAACAGGGAGGTGAGCCCGTGGCAGAGGTGAGTGATATCATGGCCGCACCTTCGCTCTAAGAGGCCCGCTTGCCTTCAGCCCGCTTCTGACCATTTGCATTTCGCTCCTTCTACTTTCACTGCGCCCATTTTCATCCTTTTCCGCAATCTATCCACGGCAGCTCCTTTTTCGCCCTTCTCCTCTTTTACATTCTCACTCATCCTTGGGCCTCTTTGTAGGGTGACCCGGTCTCCCTCCACCCTCTTTCGCCTCTCATCTCAGGGCAGACACCGCTAAGGGTCACAGACCTACGTATAGCATTTGTTTTGTGTTATCATTCgtgaacatatttttattctccaCTAGACTGAGCTCGTGGAAAACCAGGACCCCTATTTTATTCATTACAGAATTTgcaatgcctggcacttagtaggggCTCAACCTACTGAATGTGTTGTGTGTTGAGTGAATGATCGGTTTGAGATCCTAACAGATTAAGTAAGTGGAAATTCCTTGTAGGGAGTTGGAAAGGATTGAGCTTAAGGGTTTAAATTGGAAAGGAGAATACCTTCCTCTGAGACGAGATAATTGGATGAATGTAGGCAAAGTGATGTGCTAAACTGCAGATTTACCTTGAGGAATGTCTTAAGTGGTCTCAATCTTGACCCTGAAGAATGAGAGGAGAGTGAGATGAGTTTTCCTCTAATGAGAGTGAATATTGGAGTGTGAAGTAGATGGTTTGAGAAGGAAAATAGTTATAATTATTGCTGTGTAAGTACTCgtatcaaatgtttattgagtgtttcAGGTACTATACTGAGTGCCTTACATGCACTAcagttaaaaaatgagaaatttaaaaacgtTGCAGGTATTGAGGGATAGATTGAAATTCCAGCAGTTGGGAGATGTCTTGATTAGTCTTTTTCTTCCATTAGTGGGATATAATGAAGCATAGTGATGAGAAGGACTGCTTCTGGATTGAGACTTTCTGAGTTTGTAAGCCTTACTTTGCCACTTaatacctgtgtgaccttggtaaCCTCTccaagcttcattttttttttcagctgtaaaAGGGGGATACAAATAGTACTGACGTTTTTAGGGTTATTGTAATGATTTAGTGCCTTGAACATAATAAACATTTCACAGGTGTTGGCTATTAGGGTTTCATGCCTGGGAGCAGAAGCAGTAAAAACAGTCCTGAGTTAGGTTAGAGATACACATTTTTTGCCCATGTGGGAGAGGTGAGTGAAACTACTGCACTTTTCCTCTGAGGAACCCTCCTGCCTTTGGGATAGAAAGGTCCTCCCAGTTTGTGTCAATCAAAAAAACTTATTATTTTAGAATCCTAACCAAAAGATGTAAGAACAACTTGGGTAAAATTTGCATTTGTGCACAtagaagataaataatttatcttaagGCACAGATAAAACCAGGTAGCAGCAGGGACTGTTACAATCATCTGCTCTTCACCAGGTTGATGAGGGAAGGATTCCCACCCTTTGTGTTATGGAGTAGCTGAACACAGGACAGATGAGATCAACAGTGGTTTATT
It includes:
- the LOC101009313 gene encoding putative uncharacterized protein CXorf42 isoform X1 encodes the protein MCRFRSCSSSSVLFCSAKREASGSGEDVLQFVQEPQGQQSLPFPAGEQLSLERLLSDWGMEWAQSRLPKPALLLPLVVPFSRAALCAAGHDFRFCLLVRLLRQLLTLLRDENREVSPWQSSAAHMQVENEEPKKCTTSVSTSEGIFKIQTFLEKLKNVYK
- the ZBTB33 gene encoding transcriptional regulator Kaiso — encoded protein: MESRKLISATDIQYSGSLLNSLNEQRGHGLFCDVTVIVEDRKFRAHKNILSASSTYFHQLFSVAGQVVELSFIRAEIFAEILNYIYSSKIVRVRSDLLDELIKSGQLLGVKFIAELGVPLSQVKSISGTAQDGNTEPLPPDSGDKNLVIQKSKDEAQDNGATIMPIITESFSLSAEDYEMKKIIVTDSDDDDDDDVIFCSEILPTKETLPSNNTVAQVQSNPGPVAISDVAPSASNNSPPLTNITPTQKLPTPVNQATLSQTQGSEKLLVSSAPTHLTPNIILLNQTPLSTPPNVSSSLPNHIPSSINLLVQNQQTPNSAILTGNKANEEEEEEIIDDDDDTISSSPDSAVSNTSLVPQADTSQNTSFDGSLIQKMQIPTLLQEPLSNSLKISDIITRNTNDPGLGSKHLMEGQKIITLDTATEIEGLSTGCKVYANIGEDTYDIVIPVKDDPDEGEARLENEIPKTSGSEMANKRMKVKHDDHYELIVDGRVYYICIVCKRSYVCLTSLRRHFNIHSWEKKYPCRYCEKVFPLAEYRTKHEIHHTGERRYQCLACGKSFINYQFMSSHIKSVHSQDPSGDSKLYRLHPCRSLQIRQYAYLSDRSSTMPAMKGDGIGYKVDTGKEPPVGTTTSTQNKPMTWEDIFIQQENDSIFKQNVTDGSTEFEFIIPESY
- the LOC101009313 gene encoding putative uncharacterized protein CXorf42 isoform X2; this encodes MCRFRSCSSSSVLFCSAKREASGSGEDVLQFVQEPQGQQSLPFPAGEQLSLERLLSDWGMEWAQSRLPKPALLLPLVVPFSRAALCAAGHDFRFCLLVRLLRQLLTLLRDENREVSPWQRCTPDLEEDHGQDLIPLYPMEPSS